CTCATGCACCATTATTTCTTGATTAAACCCCATTCGATATAATTCAATAAATATATCATTACTGATCCTAACTGGCGATTGAAATGTGTAATGTTTTCCTGTAGCGCTATTGATTAGACCTTGTACCTCGCTAAGATTGATTGCATTTGGAAATAACTCAGTATCCGCAAATTTGATTGCCATTATCTCCTTTCTATGATCCTTATTCGTCAGCCTCTCAATATCTCTCCATTCATAAATACCCAATCTCTTATATCTCATAAACAAGGTTTTGGCTTCATCAATATCCACATTCTCAATGAATGAAGAACCTACAATACACTTCTTTCTTTGTGCTCTATCGTCGTTGCTAATATACCAGAGTATTCGACCTACTCCCGTGATTATCCTTGGATTAGCACTTCTGTAGTAGACATTTTCCTTATTCCATGACAATTCTGGTCTAGCGCTAAAAAGTGAAGCGCCCGCAGAAAAATGATCGAATAGTTGTGCAGCCCAATATGGCTTGATAGGAACTATAAAGCAGTCAACTTCATTGCTACTCAATTTTACAGGAAATAGAACTCTTTCAATTTTGGGATGGAAAGTCATATCCTTCAAAATCAACCCATTCTCCACTATGATATTTTCTTGCTCAATTTGCTGAATGAGACTCAAATCATTATAAATACCACATACTAGGTCTCTTCTCCAGGTGTTATTCACTTTCTGAAATTGAAAAGACCTAATGATAGATATCTGATTATCATTTAGATACTTTTCCAGTATTAAGATTGTTCCTTTTTTACTTGATACCGCCCTTCTTATTGTGTAAGTCAACAATTGTTGCATGAGTGTATCTGAAAGGTAGTGATTACCCACCCTCAGTACCTCAACTATCAATTCCTTTTCTTTTTCAATAAGGCCAATTAATCCAAAAAATGTTCTTTCATGCTTTACAACTTTAAGGTGGGCATTACCATTTGAAACAAGTTTGGAAACCGAACTTTTAAAATCTGTTTTTTTCTCTGCCTCGCTGTTTTTCAAAAATTCATCAACAGCCATATTCAATTCCTTCGAGTGAACTAATCCAAATTCATAGCTAGTTCCAGCTAATCGAGCAGGCTGATAATTAGAGGAATTTATTAAGCTATCTATTTCTATTAAGAATTCATCAGGAGACATTATGTATATCCCATACTTATCAAAAAGTTGATCCTTCAATTTCTGAATTTCTCTATCCTGAGTAAGAAAGTAGCTACATCCTGAAGATACAGCCTCTCCTATTTGTCTAAGGTCGGCCTTGTCATTTTCATTTTTACAATCTTTTATTGAGTTCAAGAACGTCAATACTGAATCGTATTC
This DNA window, taken from Cytophagales bacterium, encodes the following:
- a CDS encoding GNAT family N-acetyltransferase, whose amino-acid sequence is MRFKYIDHRDGFLQKVIELGDRNSSTLGHFTREAFKAVAKKKWILICHEGESLLGYIMFRVVQKSNSLSITHLCVNDDCRGKGVANELIRNLRNKYEPQLRGFGLNCRDDYFNAKRVWKRLGFKPIKTKRGRGKRDSNLSLWWLDFNAPTLFSEDIESGKQKALIDANIVIDLRDETEGKPFVKALLSDWLIDDVDYYFANEMYLEIDADPNTERREKTRAFIKRNFKRTKFKPSEYDSVLTFLNSIKDCKNENDKADLRQIGEAVSSGCSYFLTQDREIQKLKDQLFDKYGIYIMSPDEFLIEIDSLINSSNYQPARLAGTSYEFGLVHSKELNMAVDEFLKNSEAEKKTDFKSSVSKLVSNGNAHLKVVKHERTFFGLIGLIEKEKELIVEVLRVGNHYLSDTLMQQLLTYTIRRAVSSKKGTILILEKYLNDNQISIIRSFQFQKVNNTWRRDLVCGIYNDLSLIQQIEQENIIVENGLILKDMTFHPKIERVLFPVKLSSNEVDCFIVPIKPYWAAQLFDHFSAGASLFSARPELSWNKENVYYRSANPRIITGVGRILWYISNDDRAQRKKCIVGSSFIENVDIDEAKTLFMRYKRLGIYEWRDIERLTNKDHRKEIMAIKFADTELFPNAINLSEVQGLINSATGKHYTFQSPVRISNDIFIELYRMGFNQEIMVHE